The following proteins are co-located in the Neodiprion virginianus isolate iyNeoVirg1 chromosome 6, iyNeoVirg1.1, whole genome shotgun sequence genome:
- the LOC124307435 gene encoding uncharacterized protein LOC124307435, translating to MDRNEEDFSVAEDVEESVRRSAKSDTGRVETSRKRKRNHRSPTTSESEHSDDLLRRKHGRRRHRKRQHLAKAFKDEAAQWFTGMDPSGKSWVEIRSEFLSAYAKNKNVASELHTIWMEDAEFTLENFMKKGRKLKAWLNERKTVDETAAQFTGLSYSAQNRFVCNIFVRESPKSLQEAMAYLDGRTTDFHQPRASSRAPGPHTKTLAPRDGKSHRFDIECYNCGRKGHRKAECRSALQTQRGSYSRVIKELDGRGLGPKKPITCYNCKEEGHIAPSFPKKNEKVVRLCNSTSTENTLKLADGKMLTFIFDSGSDCSLVTESLAERLPGKRQVICTRLRGLGNGTGRKFVHKNNSG from the exons ATGGACCGAAACGAGGAAGATTTCAGTGTGGCAGAAGATGTAGAAGAAAGTGTGAGGAGAAGTGCAAAGAGTGACACAGGCAGAGTAGAAACttctcgaaaacgaaaaagaaatcacCGATCCCCGACGACATCGGAATCTGAACATTCTGATGATTTGCTAAGAAGGAAGCACGGAAGACGTAGGCACAGAAAACGTCAG CACTTGGCGAAAGCATTTAAAGACGAAGCGGCACAGTGGTTCACAGGTATGGATCCCTCAGGAAAAAGCTGGGTAGAAATACGTTCTGAGTTTTTAAGTGCGTatgcaaaaaataagaacGTTGCGTCGGAGCTGCACACGATTTGGATGGAAGACGCAGAGTTtacacttgaaaattttatgaagaaagggagaaaattaaaagcGTGGCTCAACGAGAGAAAAACGGTGGACGAGACTGCAGCTCAATTTACGGGATTATCCTATTCGGCGCAAAATAGATTCGTTTGCAACATCTTTGTGCGAGAATCACCTAAAAGCCTACAAGAAGCGATGGCGTACCTTGATGGACGAACGACCGACTTCCATCAACCGCGTGCATCCTCCAGAGCCCCTGGTCCACATACTAAGACTTTGGCGCCGCGAGATGGTAAGTCGCACCGTTTTGACATCGAGTGCTACAATTGTGGAAGAAAAGGACATCGGAAGGCCGAATGTCGATCAGCTCTGCAGACACAGCGTGGCAGTTACTCACGGGTCATCAAGGAACTGGACGGTAGAGGTTTGGGGCCAAAGAAGCCGATAACCTGCTACAACTGTAAGGAAGAGGGACACATTGCCCCGAGTTTCCCTAAGAAGAACGAGAAGGTAGTGAGGCTTTGTAATTCTACGTCCACTGAGAATACTCTGAAGCTTGCTGACGGTAAGATGTTGACGTTCATCTTTGACTCTGGTTCGGACTGTTCTCTTGTAACAGAGAGTTTGGCGGAGAGGTTGCCTGGTAAAAGACAAGTCATTTGTACGCGTTTGAGGGGCTTAGGAAATGG TACCGGACGAAAGTTTGTccacaaaaataattctggGTAA
- the LOC124306994 gene encoding LOW QUALITY PROTEIN: cytochrome c oxidase subunit 2-like (The sequence of the model RefSeq protein was modified relative to this genomic sequence to represent the inferred CDS: substituted 5 bases at 5 genomic stop codons): MITXSIINFQNANSPIIEQLIFFHDYTIIILILITVSILYLILTIILNKFTNKNLLSKQNIEIIXTITPSILLIFIAIPSIHLLYLTDEINKPLITIKKIGHQXYXRYEYSDFKNIEFDSYINKSMNKNSFRLLDVDNNTIIPLNTQIRIIVRSNDEIHSXTIPSLGKKIDAIPGRLNQIRLLIKRPGLIFGQCSEICGANHRFIPIVVERIPITYFLK, from the coding sequence ATGATAACCTgatcaataataaattttcaaaacgctAATTCTCCTATTATAGAACAATTAATCTTTTTTCATGATTAtactataattattttaatcttAATTACagtatcaattttatatttaatattaactataatattaaataaatttactaataAAAACCTTTTAAGTAAacaaaacattgaaattatttgaacaatAACCCCTTCAATATTACTAATCTTTATTGCTATACCATCAATTCATCTACTATACTTAACAGATGAAATTAATAAACCCCTTATTACaatcaaaaaaattggacATCAATGATATTGAAGATACGAATACTCAGacttcaaaaatatcgaatttgactcttatataaataaatcaatgaataaaaattctttccgtTTATTAGATGTAGATAATAACACAATTATTCCCTTAAATACACAAATTCGTATAATTGTTAGATcaaatgatgaaattcactcttGAACAATTCCTAGTCTAGGGAAGAAAATTGATGCAATTCCAGGGCGATTAAATCAAATTAGATTATTAATCAAACGACCAGGATTAATATTTGGACAATGTTCAGAAATTTGTGGAGCCAATCATAGATTTATACCAATTGTTGTAGAAAGAATTCCAATAACTTATTTTTTAAAGTGa